Part of the Branchiostoma floridae strain S238N-H82 chromosome 11, Bfl_VNyyK, whole genome shotgun sequence genome, TTCCACAGATATAGAGCAGTTCTTTACCCCACCGCACGGAAACTCAAACCAAGCGAGGCTTTTGCGGTCATTGGCTTCGTTTGGATGCTCTCTATCGCCACCATGGTACCTCACGCTCTGGTAAACCAAGAACTTCTTGAATACAATTTTACATCaaccgtaaataacttcatcagattggcaattattcatatagtaaggttcttaaggcacaaccagggagtacttacttccgacgtatcgatgtctatcagacaccatcttcagggtagaatgactgctacttatagccgatgttgGTGGCGCCACCTACGTCGGCTATAAGTAGctgcaagaagtagtttccaggcattctaccctgatgatggtgtctgatagacatcgagacgttggaagtaagtactccctggttgtgcctaaagaaccttactatatgaatttTACAGCAACTTTACTTCTCATAGTGTATTGCTGATGGCAGGAATGTCTTATATTCATTTCCAAATGGCATGTCATGTTTACTTTCTATATGCCAACTGTCATAACAACTAACATTACATTGAATAATTCAACGTCCTTGGAAGTAGCAGTCACAAAAAGTTGCCAATActaaatatgaaaatattagatccttttttatatttgtagTTGGATGGCATTTTTTTCTCCATATCATTAAATAGATAGTGATAGACTCATATACATGTTATTTAAGGAAATAAGAATTTTCACTTTTGTACTGTCTTATTGTCTACTAACTTAATGTCATAAAGAATAATTTTTCCTGTGTAGGTCATGCAGTTGAACCATTACATATGGCGTGAGGAAATCATTTCCTTTTGCGTTGAAAGTTGGGGAGAAGGGGGCCGCGAGGCTTACACGGTCACCTTCTTCAGCCTGTACTACATCCTGCCACTGGTCGTCATCGCTGTCCTGTACGTACGGATCAGCCTACGGATCAGCCATCAGCCAAACCTCTTCGGCCTCAGCCACAACAAGAACCCGGGCATCTCTGCGCAGAAGCTGGAGGTCATCAAGATGCTGGTGGTTGTCGTGATCTTGTTCACCGTCTGCTGGATGCCGTACCACGTGGTCTCGTTTGTCGCTGATTTTGGAGGTCTGTCTCCCGAGCAGGAGAAAACCCTGCTCGCGTACGCCTATCCAATCGTCCGATGGCTCGGTTACTGCAACAGCTGCATGAACCCGATCGTCTACGGCTACTGTAACAAGAACTTCCGCAAGGGGTTCAAGAACGTGTTCAAAGTGTTGCGTCAGGAGAACACCGATATCTTAGTCGTGGAACCTGCTACAGAAATGACCACGCGAAGTGCTCGAAGAGCAAGGATGTCGGCCCTGGTCATACCTGTGGACGACGTAGATGGTTCTCAGTCCCAGGCAAATATCAATAATCAGCCAGTTACAAGCAGATGCTAATTACGTTAGAGGCTTGCTTTTATCAACGAAAATTCACATTCGTAACGGTCAAAGAAGAAAGGGTCTAAAGGTACATACAAGACATGtataaacaaaggaaaacaaaattgcTTAATGATATAATAATTCCTTTTcggtacgtttatgaaggtgAGATATCCAGGCAAACCATACGATTCAACCTctgcaactggataagattctGAGATtgcttccggacgtttcgagtgacatccatcactcctcTTCTGCGTCAATAGAATGAACTAGAAGAACAAATCTATACTAATAATCTAATAGACAAAGCAGCTTAAAATGCCAaacatgtttcttttctgttgCACCGCTTCTTAACACTGTCCAGTCATCCTTGGCTTTCTTTACTAAACACCGACTATTCTCAAGGAATTCTCAATTTTTAGTCTACTGTTAGGGTCATCAGAATGTCGCACACACCTACACCGTGGTGTCAAAAGAGATATGATAAACGTAACTTGAATATGCACATTTTACAATTCAATATCTAACATGCACCAAaccaaaatgttttttattggcattatatataattgttcctaacacaaacaaaatgtgatGACCTCTTCCTTAGAAAAATATATGCATTTGGGTAAAGTCAGCGGCCATATGATGCACCTTTTATGGTCCAATACTAGTCATCATTGACGAAGAGACATAATCTTCAAAAAATTGTTTAAATACAAATCAATATACAGTCAACTGAACGCTATTGTATTGACAAACGAACCACTGTTAACTTCCGATATGCATGCCACAACAAAGGAGACGTAGAGTGGCAAAATCATAATAGTGAAACCTGTCCGGGCAACCACCTGCCGccagaggacacattgaaacagtcccgtccatttttacatggTTAAGACCCTctcccaagcaaccacctgtcttccccaaccagcaaccacttttTTACAGTCCCAAAGGGTCATTCAACCTGCCCTTACCAACCAgaattgattgacagcagctagCAGCCATTTTGTATGCAGAATTACCATGGACTTTGAGACTTCTAAGTTCCTTATGTTAGTGAATATCAGTCAAGCATATTAACAATGCGCATCATGCAAAATCGGTGGGAATTTTAACATTTTGGTAGAGAAATTGACAGCACTTGTTTGGGCTGTTCAAGGAAACagacaaatacaaaacaaaccatgtttgatTGTTTAGACAAACTCAGCTCTGATTGTTAAACAAATGGCTTCTTGaagtttgtttacataacaGCATGGAGACTAAAAACTGTGCATCTCTTATAGATACGTTTCCTTGGAACTAACTGTAAGGTGTATATCATGCAAACCGtatcatttatttttgttcGCCAACCAACCAAATGGTCGGGACCAACCACTTTTCCTCAGCAAGCATTTTTGCTCGGTCCTTGGAGTGATTGCTcaggacaagtttgactgtaaaatgttttcttaataTCCAATATACGAAAAAGACTGGAATGtaacaatgtaaacaaatcGAAGCACCTTCGCTCACCGGAAGGTTATGTACAACCACAGCTAAAACAATAAACAGTTAACTGGAGGTGTGGTATCTACGGCTTATTAGCATGAGCATAAACTAACATTACATTGGTCTGTGTAGGGTCTTTTTAAAAACCTATTTCATACGTAACTAGCTTTACTCAGACGGTAGCTGCAAAACGAACTGGCTTTGAACCTACTGCAGTGATTTGTACAGAAACTTACAGAGCAagatttatttgttattgtgTAGAACATGCATGTAAGGGCCTTAGGAAAGAGACATGCGAACTTATGACTATAACTGCATAGCTCTCCTGTTCATCGTCAACATATTGGATAGATAGTTATATCCAGTGTCGTtgcatataatgatatatatgatattacatgtacccTAAACGTTGGATGTCAAGTACACTCTAAAGATTTAGGTTGTGAAACCTCGTGAAACGTGGAATTAAGAAGATATCCAGACCTAGACACGTTTAGTTCCCCTGGCAGCCAAGAtggtgttaacgttatatacatcaCCGTAGAAAACTGTAGTGTGTCATGGAAGGAGCGTTACGTGTAGAAAATGCTTTATTTAGATCGATGTTTGCTCtagttttagccaaaaatatgtGATAATTCGATGATTCATAATCAGTAATTCATCACTGTGACATTTATGGCGTGTGATACAGTACTAGTGGTTTTGATGTAATACGGCATGTGGGAAAACAATATAAAATCATTATCAATAATGCACATTTCTTCTGTTGTAAATGGTTTTTAGCTAATCTTATGGTAAGTTTGGTGTATTCACAATATGATATCCAGGATTTCCTCTGTGTGGTACGATAACAAAGAGAAAGACAATTGATTTAAGATTGTATCGTAAGAAATCaaatgttagcatgaaagttcatctttcAAATCAAATGTGTTTAGATAATGTAGGTTCTGATGTATGTTTTGATCAATGATTGTATCCAGATGTGACGGGTGATATTATCAATGTATTATCCTTTATTGCAGTTAGCTAGATATAAGATATTAATGTCAAGTTTAttacataaatatataaattCAAGGGATATAAGGACATTGACGATTGTAATTTTAACAAAGCTGTTTTGGCAAGAGAAAAGTTTGACATAAGCATAGGAATCACTAGTTCTATGGTATGCTTACTAGACGGATTCACATATTATGAAGTACATAGAACATCGTTGTCTTGTGAGGTAGGAAAGTAAGAGTTGATTGAATATCCTTTGAAGTGTAGCCTGTGATCGAATGTCATGTGATTGGCAGTCAGTTTGTAGTAAGGcgacagcaagtaaattttatggatgacatcagcgcgcgcattaattttcgcctgatttcagaagaaaaaaaaacaagaattttttcttctgcagggatggtcaacatgacgataaagtaccaaaatgagtaaatatattgtgttgtagcctaataattgtacttgtagaagtgacaattgcaaggtacccaggactctagttgtagaaatgaaacttattgggtAGTTGTAAATGTGACACCAacatggaagctatgagtgtgcttaccaactttgttggcgATGCTAGTCTACCGcactggtgtcacttttaccacaccagtacatgtcttaaatacaggaatgaatgccttgttggctctgataccatgtttttcTTACAACAGTCATCGCAACTTTGTGGTgcctatttttcaaaatgtagccatcttgtttttttccacccatcttgttttttttcgccctatcgcactatttttgcagtctacagactgatgtcatccataaattttacttgccgtggcctaagGTAGAAAACAATGTATTCCAACCTCATATCCCCCATGTATGAGCTATATGAAATCGCTGCCTCTAATCTATACGGTTTAGATTGTAGAACTCATATCGTAAGTGGATTAGCTTATAGGTAACATTTGTCTATTCGGTACTTATCCTGGCATtattacaccaaggaggtttaaaaaccTTACTGTGCAAACTAACATATACGTCAAagccaaaacaaaaattggGAACCAGCAGTTCCAACGAAGTAAACATTTTATGATAACGTTATAAACaaggtatttacatgtacttgactCTACCAGTCTGACTTCGCCAACATAAGGGAACATTTTCCCAGGCAACTGCGGACACACTCTCATGTCAATTATATATTCACCTTGTGTTTCTTTTCCAAACTCTACTATTTTCACCCTTGTAGGAatgcctggtggaggctacgtgTAAATGCTAACACTACACCCTGTGTGCATACTGACAAAAGCAGTAATTATAATGTCGAAGAATTGGCGTTGTCTTCAACATGTGTCTATGTATCtggattacatgtacttcaggaCAAACAAATTAAATACAATTATGACGTGATTCTGATTGGTTTGTTTTTACTGTTGTTTGAATGAATATATGTTGTTTGAATGAATATATTATAAGAATATAGGAAAAAGTCTATGATTCTTTCACAATTTGGAAAATTTTAGTTAAAAAGTGTTTATTTCAGGTAGATTTACTAGTCAATCCACAGATATAGTCGTAGCAAAATCATCTTgcatatgtttatatatatgtatatatacatatattgaaATCATAATATGTGATGAAAATAACCAAGACTAAAAGCTCTTGATTTATTTTAATAAATTCACAGAAACATTAATCGTCCCAGTGAATGCAAGTTCACTATTCTGGCTCCACATGtttgatgaaaatgttcaaTACTAAAAGCCGATGATCTATGTTCAATGAATTCACAGACGTAGCGGGAAAACCCGCTGATACTAAAAGCCCTTACGTCATACTGAAGGGAAATGACTGAGACTAAAAGCTCTATCTGTAACGTTGACAGACAGGAAAGGCGTAAGAGCCCAAGTACACCCAGAAGACTGACACTTTCTTTACGAACAAGGTCCTCGTCAGTGGGGCTGTcaatcattatgcaaatgatttctCTGACGTCTTTCTTCTGATATTCGAGGGAATATTCTAGTCTGGGTTCCCAGCTGGGTGCTAGAATTACCAAGCAACGCGTATACATGTATTCTTGTGACGTAAGGTATCAAATGACACTTGAGAGTACATTTTCCCCTTGACTCTCCGATGGAATTTAAAATTGGCGGACCATTTCCTGACCAGTCGAACTGCATTCAACTTATATTACATTACTTACATTATATGCTATATTGAATTATTACTGTGACAAAATTTATTCAGGGAGTCAATCTAGAAACAATATAGTATCACACAACGTTCAATGTTTTAGGAAATTATcgaaatatttgacagacagtCGTCAGTAATAGAATAACTGAGACCAGATTAAATGGTATAATAGAATAATTGGTTTATGTAGATTTAAGTTTAACTGTCCCAATTCAACACGACATATGATTATTCAATGTAGACCTATATTAGTAAATGCTCTGCTCATTTGCTGCTTCCTACTCATGTTGATTATGGTTTACCAAGCATTACAGTTTTTGAATATGATACATATAAAAAAATACACCTTCCAGGTCTTTAACTTCTATTATTCAATTATCAAATTCTGATGTAGCCCTGAAATATTGCACTCAGATTTCATGAATATAAACGAGAATTAAAGCATGGATAAATATATGTTGAAGGATACACCGTTATTGAAGTCACCTTCAAATAAGGATAACCAGGAGGCAAGTCTCTATCCCTATGTCGACAAAATTAAACAACGTATCTGACTTTTCCATCATCACTTCCATTTTCCCACCACCGTCATGCAAGCCCTCGAGACATCGCAAAATAGCAACAAGAATTCGCTGACTGCACTGCCAACGCAATTTGCCTTTGTGGTACGGTAGATAAAAAGAAGCCTTTAAAGTATGACAGGCAAACATTAGTACAAGGTTTGAAATTCTAGCGGCAAAGCTGGTCTTCCTCGCCGACAGGATTAAAAGACGACACGTTTCTCTGATCTGGTAgatgaaagacagacagaaaataatGAGGTACATGAAAGATCTAGGCCTGCAGGAAAAGGGCTAATAGAATCGGTCTCGAGAATCTCTGCCCGCTGTATGACGCAGCTCGCCAGGTTCTCTTACACTTTTTCTCTACGTAGGGAAAATTATATAATGGAAATGGCCAGAACAGCGTTATTGAGATAGGGCAAAGATATCTTTAATTGAATCTGAGTATACGTATTTCGCGGATAGAGATATAGTCGTCTTGCTTGCGATCTTATATCTGTCATGGTTATAAATCGAGTTGGCATGGAGTTTTATGCAATTATGTTCATGGTATCAAGAACCACGTGCATGCGCATATGGGTTTCAATGTAACGTAACATCATTGTAGAGACGGCTTCATTGCACCCCTACCCCCCAAGCACTGTTGCCATAAAGGGAGCATATTCTAAAGTTTTATGGACATGGTTTATTCTTAAGTGGACTGAGTGCACTATAATCTTTTCAGACGCGATCTTTTTAATGCCATCTTAGGATGGATACCTTTTGACATTTTGGAGCATTCATATGTTTGACTCTCAAAGCACTAAAGATATCTTGTCCATCTATATCAATTGTCCACTACCGGAACTTATGATACTAGATCGTAAAGGATGATCTACAAAGCACAGTGGGATAAAGCTCATTGGAATTCCTTCTATATCAGCTAAAACACGATCAGTTAGCAGGTAGCTAACAGGATGTACGTATCATTGAATGCATTAAGAGTGATCCAAGGCGTATGTTAAGTATTCAGGAAGCTCAGATCAGCAGCTCGACTATCACTAGTCATACATGCGAAATTTCAATGACACGCTAGACGGCGCTTTTGACTTGGTTTATTTTTGCTTCATTTGGCAAGAACGTTGTGCCATCAAGGCCgtgtacatgttcatgtttgTAAACTATGTTTGTGGATAGCATAAGTCGAGAAGTTATTGGAAGGATCtttctgatatttggtatgttggtgtTTGCAAAATGTATATGGCACAGCTGCGGAAATTTAGTACAAACTGTATTGGTATTGGTATTTTGTGTTCTAGTCAAGATATGGTTGTGATTAGGGGCGGGTACCCGTATGGTGTATCGGTACAAAATCGATACTAGTTCAGATATGGTTGTGATGTTTGGGTGGCATATATAGCTCATACGATCGTGAGATGCAGGCTTATGTATTCCCTCCCATTCAGCCATTTTGGCTGTTAGGGTCTGTCACCGCTGTGAATTCATGTGACTGCACCATATATGGGCACAGTGACTTAATTCTACGGAAGACACCCGTGCGCGCACTGATTTTCGTCTGTTGTCTAAAACAATTGGCCACATGTGGCCCAATAGCATCAACCAGAATTTTATGCTTCCCAGAggacctgctctccagggtaagggggcacatCATCATGGCGTGGGGCCACAGAGAGCGCCCTTGTTCCCCTCTGAATGTTCCCTCTCAAGAATGGCAATTAGTGGAAtggcagaggcggcggcaggaaatttcgtggggggggggggggcttttaaTGACCGAATTTTGAGCTACCCGTTGCGCCGGATGCGCGACAATCCTAAGGGAAACGGGGGCATGcttccccgggaaaatttgaaatcttgaccctctaaaacgccatttcctgcgttttgacgcACAAATTCTGcagccagactaagctaagtttgatggcaattctgttagaaaggcACATCGTTTTAGCGAGTGCGATGCTCCaacgatttcgagtgccgaaggtgCTAGCTGTCGCAgggttggtctggggaaatttcgaaatctgcaccctctgaaacgccattttctgtattatgagggacaaattttgctcgCAGTCTATGGTAAATCTAAtgcaatttttgtcaaagaaagagatgtttgagggcgatgacccacacaaattttcaccatgtcgttgtcaTCGCCGGAGGCgcaagtcatcgctagggaggtccgcagaaaattttgaaatctgaaacgtcatttcctgcatttgtggggcacattctgcttgtaaactaagctaagtacgctAGTAAAACTTCTACTATTAGTGTAAAAGATTTTTAAGAGCGATGCTCCCACAACATATGATTcacatattgtcctgcgccgacGACgcggaaattttgaaatcgggattCTCTGTAACgtcatttcttgcattttcagggggTAAGGGGTAAATTTGGCCTCTAGACCAGCTTGTGGACCAAATtatggtaacaacttttgtgtcattatcatgttatatgacgacatcatgacgtcatctagctaATAtcggtcgccatcttggattttgactgaagaagtcatcaaattagcataaagtatgaatattgaatcatgaaatttacgttgaattttgtaaaatgtcatgaacaagtgtgttttgccaagaaaaccttgaatgtttaagccaaaattataaAATTTCGTAATGAATATGCCTCAGagttccgttgccatggcaacatgaaaaattgtGAACTTACTTTATTCAGTTATAATGTTTGCTAttaacattttctgaaaagatACCAAATTTGGTATCTCTAGCACGGGCCATTCAGGGGCTATGCGACATTAAAGTTGGTACAGGCATGAAAACCCATACCCGGTCTGAAAAGCgtcagtgcaaaatgtggtcctcgtgatcttttgcataaattatgataatgagttagaattattctcacctaatcatgtcaaactttcctacatagattaatgaaactatacatatatacaaatcacaaaaagagtcacaaaaaaactgtatttgtacaaaacgttatggggtcacTTTTGACCCCATATGGTAATCTACGTAACAAAATAATTAGcacttcaaccaatgatagcatggaaattagaaatCGACCGAAACGAGAATGGCTGCAATTCTGTcacatatttgcattattatgttttcatcttgcatctcttaagggactatgggatcagctTACGCTAAATTGCAACAtatttcggtgcataacactagttatagtACTTATTGTTTGAACTTATAATGTGAAAATCCGTatggtttggggggggggggtgaaactaaatgggagctaaGTTTAGAAAtacgttttgtctgtttgcctcattaaCCTCGCATTCGATCTATTATGGccaccgcgtgagaaaggtgtattgtgaTAGTCGTACATGTATACGTATGCCTTTGCAAAATGTAGCTACATTTTCCATTGTTACAGGAAAAGCTGGccgttggttctgtcacagcctgctcgAATATTCTGTATCATCAGAATCAAACGACGTTCTTCCGATCCGTACTGAATGCGACTGTGCCATTATTAAGATACTTCGATTGCAATTCAACCCAACTCATGGGGTGAAAAAAATCACGTTGTCCTGTCAAATTAAGCCTGGAACAGAACCCGCGAGTGTCCATCATGACCAGATTGTCAGAATAAAGTAGAGGTTGATATGCCAAAGGTCGGGCGAAATTACCTGCAGTACCCAGCATGGGTTCCCTTCAATTACTCCTAATGATCCCATTATTTCACCATACGAACATTGAAGGGTCCGACCATATTTGTCCCATCTCTTGGTAACTACTACAGGGCTGCTCTTTGATGTTGATTTTTGGTTGTGTGTTGTCAGACAATTATGAAAGGTTGCCCGGAGTTTAGTTACGAAATGCAGGCCCTGAATGGTCCGCGCATTTTCTAATGCATATTGTGATTTTAACATCACAACATGTTAACGCTCAGCAGGCTAGAGCGCTGTGATGTTACTTGCTTGATGTTGTTACTGTGGAGACAAATATATTGTGTAAACATGGTCAAAATAGCCATTGGCTGTGCTGGAAATTGAATTTACATCAAAGTCATGTGAGTGAATGTTTTGCCGAAGGCCATACGATACAAGATTTTTAACTTCAGGTAACCCCCATCAATATGACCGCTTCATACACAATTGCGGCTGTAATCATTTCATCTAAGTATTATAGCCAAATACATCAGCATATTGGTCTCTAGAAAATTAGGATAAGATACAATTTAGTAAGGATTAGtgttgcgccccgaaccgtgccttgtcatcatcatcatcatcatcatcatggtttATTATTTCTCATGTTCCACGTTACAGGTAGCAGGGTCAGCATTAGACCCTGAATTGTACTGTCGTGTACAATAACTTTGGTAAAAACAGGAGACGATTGTTAAAAATATTATATGTACAGTTACGAATTATATCGCTTTTTCTACTCAGCGTTGACGTTGAGGTTTAAACAATTATCTAAAAACGGGTATTGCACATCTTTGCTTAGAAGCAATGAAAGCGGCCTTTACAGTTAGCTTCACACTGTGTCATGACGTCATGAGGggacattgtttttgttcatgAGCCGTGCCCAGACACGGTCCTCACGTGTCCAGAACTGTGCTTGGGGCAAAAGCACGTTTTGGGACGGGACACGCTGAGACTGCCCCGAACCATGGCACACAAAAGGTCCGCCAAACTGCCGAACGTTTCCAACTCTCGAAACAAACTCTCGCAAAACCAAGCCTTATTTGAAAACATGGGAGTGAATAATAAATAATCACTGTCCCGTCAGTCATAGTGATTGACAGCGCTTCCGGGCACAGACCTGAACAGTCGGACTGTGCCCCATCCCATGCCTGAATGGGCACGGAATGGGACGGGCACGGCCGCGGTTTGGGGCACAACGACATTGGAGAATTCTGCATATACCATAATAAAAATTGGTTGCCATGGAAATAAAAACCAAGCCCACCTACGCATCCAACCCACACGCCCGTAACGTAACAAAAGTTTCCAAAATGCAGGATATCATGTATCTGCCATGTTTAATGATGTCAAACAAAATATTACCCAGAGCCTCTTTGTCTACGCTCGTCATGTTTCAGCACTCAGAATTGTGTTTTTTACGtcaggaaatgaaataaatttaaatctagaaaggaaaagaaataaagtt contains:
- the LOC118426000 gene encoding neuropeptide FF receptor 2-like, which gives rise to MNNTTFPFVDNMTNGQDQDIGPPPNLKQSVPVTVVFVSCFSLIFLLSLAGNVLVCLVVVKDRSLRNVTNYFVVNLAISDLLVTLLGMPLTLVSDILVGWRFGPVVCQLTTLQGLSLAASILTLVAIAADRYRAVLYPTARKLKPSEAFAVIGFVWMLSIATMVPHALVMQLNHYIWREEIISFCVESWGEGGREAYTVTFFSLYYILPLVVIAVLYVRISLRISHQPNLFGLSHNKNPGISAQKLEVIKMLVVVVILFTVCWMPYHVVSFVADFGGLSPEQEKTLLAYAYPIVRWLGYCNSCMNPIVYGYCNKNFRKGFKNVFKVLRQENTDILVVEPATEMTTRSARRARMSALVIPVDDVDGSQSQANINNQPVTSRC